A genome region from Amblyraja radiata isolate CabotCenter1 chromosome 4, sAmbRad1.1.pri, whole genome shotgun sequence includes the following:
- the LOC116971758 gene encoding ankyrin repeat and SOCS box protein 10-like: protein MSGVIVTARAEGAEWELWQALMQGDADTVLLLVSDPQLPALHANVVFDTSDVEQWKEYRFNLRALRIWSLCYRQEFTSPLHICSSRGFQLCVQYLLSCGALPDLCPGGKTALHEACENAQGECVRLLLNGGANPNARSEDGYCPLHLCTAPESLQ from the exons ATGTCGGGGGTGATCGTGACAGCGCGGGCCGAGGGCGCCGAGTGGGAGCTGTGGCAGGCGCTGATGCAGGGCGATGCCGACACGGTTCTGTTGCTGGTGTCCGACCCGCAGCTCCCAGCGCTGCACGCCAACGTGGTGTTCGACACCAGCGACGTGGAGCAGTGGAAGGAGTATCGCTTCAACCTGAGGGCGCTGC GGATCTGGTCGCTGTGTTACCGCCAGGAGTTCACCAGTCCACTGCACATCTGTAGCAGCCGGGGCTTCCAGCTGTGTGTGCAGTACCTCTTGTCGTGCGGGGCTCTGCCAGACCTCTGCCCGGGGGGCAAGACCGCGCTACACGAGGCCTGCGAGAACGCCCAGGGGGAGTGTGTGCGTCTGCTGCTGAACGGTGGCGCCAACCCCAACGCCAGGTCTGAGGATGGGTACTGCCCGCTGCACCTTTGCACCGCGCCGGAGTCACTGCAGTGA